One window of Saprospiraceae bacterium genomic DNA carries:
- the mreC gene encoding rod shape-determining protein MreC, translating to MWRILNIIVQNGSAVLFVLLQALCLFWVVKFNQSQQKIYLHSYQLMASGIQNKYQKTIDYFGLRARYDSIANENARLLSEQINRPYKNQNPDSLIENVLASYQLIQARVINNSLEKRNNMITLDKGGKDLIAPGMGVITSKGIVGIVTDTSASYALVMSLLHSGSNISSRLKRCGFFGPLVWNGKDPAIMNLMAIQNYADVRLGDTVVTSGYSVIFPKDLMIGVVDVYKKEEGSFTYKINVKLSQSMTNLDQVYVVLNKDKGEKEGLEKKSLHYE from the coding sequence ATGTGGAGAATTCTAAATATAATTGTCCAAAACGGTTCAGCAGTATTGTTTGTACTCCTACAGGCGCTCTGTCTGTTTTGGGTGGTAAAATTTAACCAGAGTCAACAAAAAATTTACCTCCATTCATATCAACTGATGGCCAGTGGAATTCAAAATAAATATCAAAAGACCATTGATTATTTTGGATTGCGCGCACGGTATGATAGCATAGCAAATGAAAATGCACGTCTTTTAAGTGAACAAATTAATCGACCGTATAAAAATCAAAACCCAGACAGCCTCATTGAAAATGTGCTGGCCTCCTATCAACTCATACAAGCTCGGGTAATTAACAATTCACTCGAGAAAAGAAATAATATGATTACACTCGATAAAGGGGGCAAGGATCTCATTGCACCCGGAATGGGAGTGATTACATCCAAAGGAATTGTTGGAATTGTAACAGATACCAGTGCATCTTATGCTTTGGTCATGTCTTTGCTTCATAGTGGTTCCAACATCAGCTCCAGATTAAAGCGTTGTGGATTTTTCGGACCCTTGGTTTGGAATGGAAAGGATCCCGCTATTATGAATTTGATGGCCATTCAAAATTATGCGGATGTACGATTGGGTGATACGGTAGTAACCAGCGGCTATTCAGTGATTTTTCCAAAGGATTTAATGATTGGTGTCGTAGATGTATATAAAAAAGAGGAAGGATCCTTCACCTATAAAATAAATGTTAAACTCAGTCAGTCAATGACCAATCTGGATCAGGTATATGTCGTTTTAAATAAAGACAAAGGGGAGAAGGAAGGACTGGAAAAAAAATCCCTGCACTATGAATAA
- a CDS encoding T9SS type A sorting domain-containing protein: MYDYTFNSTGLGIKYKSCYGDTITICGDYTLPTVCGTWALDSIEVPGFTVLNLEINHTSHTYCFELAKPEFPEDSCSELYAISYFSSNLTGFTSNASNSIVICDDEFESYIAFDTVGICQNNNTSTLISDDYYYLKIDLNVNYGDTWSMQRILDNPYPNESGSYVIKTGTGSGIINLGPLLIQEGTWELSITIGGCILNFEIIPPDFCSGCSKFYRTKIFDFTCSDNNGGTATLDPSDDHWYFIINVPGLTGNYTLTKAGGSPGTYSYGLSPTHNHIIHVGAIGHECVKYTLKDAVLTQCIAEFYVCPPKPCSDDDECELEFYITDVNCEEGNSQFYVELDITGGSSYLCYKASKATDGSTISQGGFSSILGPFTEDIWLDVKICTTAICTCAAPYCYKVIYVPFPDCENLEFRSKETSYSGFNSNSELIVLPNPINGNEMILLSSMKFTRFELYNASGKLIHYSSFSGPEYRYNQAIPVGLYFVKYKNSKEEYRIIKIVKM, from the coding sequence TTGTATGACTATACTTTTAACTCTACGGGACTGGGAATAAAATACAAATCTTGTTATGGAGATACCATTACAATTTGCGGCGATTATACCTTGCCGACAGTTTGTGGAACTTGGGCATTGGATTCAATTGAAGTACCTGGCTTTACAGTTCTCAATCTAGAAATAAATCATACTTCGCATACTTATTGTTTTGAATTGGCAAAACCTGAGTTTCCTGAAGATAGCTGCAGCGAATTATACGCCATTTCCTATTTTAGCTCTAACTTAACTGGGTTTACTTCAAATGCAAGTAACTCGATTGTAATTTGCGATGACGAATTTGAATCGTATATTGCATTTGACACAGTAGGTATTTGCCAAAATAACAACACGTCCACCTTAATTTCAGATGATTATTACTATCTTAAGATTGATCTCAACGTAAACTATGGCGATACATGGTCAATGCAAAGAATACTAGACAACCCCTACCCAAATGAATCGGGTAGTTATGTTATTAAAACAGGTACCGGATCTGGAATTATAAATTTAGGTCCATTACTTATTCAGGAAGGAACTTGGGAATTATCTATAACAATAGGTGGCTGCATACTTAATTTTGAAATAATTCCACCGGACTTTTGTTCAGGTTGCAGCAAATTTTATAGAACAAAGATATTTGATTTTACTTGTTCTGATAATAATGGAGGAACAGCTACTTTAGATCCATCTGATGACCACTGGTACTTTATAATTAATGTTCCAGGATTGACGGGTAATTATACATTAACTAAAGCAGGAGGTTCACCTGGAACTTATTCTTACGGTTTAAGTCCAACCCATAATCATATAATTCATGTGGGAGCTATTGGTCATGAATGTGTGAAATATACTCTAAAAGATGCTGTACTAACTCAATGCATTGCAGAATTTTATGTTTGTCCTCCAAAGCCTTGCTCCGATGATGACGAATGTGAATTAGAGTTTTATATTACAGATGTAAACTGCGAAGAAGGGAATTCTCAATTTTATGTTGAATTAGACATAACTGGTGGTTCATCATATTTGTGTTATAAAGCATCAAAAGCAACCGATGGTTCAACTATTTCTCAGGGCGGATTTAGTAGTATATTAGGGCCATTTACAGAGGATATTTGGTTGGATGTTAAAATCTGCACTACAGCAATTTGCACTTGTGCAGCACCTTATTGTTATAAAGTAATCTATGTTCCTTTTCCGGATTGCGAAAACCTTGAATTCAGGTCTAAAGAAACTAGCTATTCTGGATTTAATTCTAATTCAGAACTTATTGTCCTACCTAATCCAATTAACGGCAATGAAATGATTCTTTTGTCTTCCATGAAGTTTACTAGATTTGAGCTTTACAATGCTTCCGGCAAGCTTATTCATTATTCAAGTTTCTCGGGTCCAGAATATAGGTATAATCAGGCAATTCCAGTTGGGTTATATTTTGTTAAATATAAAAATAGCAAAGAGGAATACAGAATTATCAAAATCGTTAAAATGTGA
- a CDS encoding rod shape-determining protein: MKVFNLFVQELAVDLGTANTLIIQDDKVVVDEPSIVAIDKKSGEVIAVGNKAMQMHEKTHKNIETIRPLKDGVIADFQAAEAMIQGMINMIGTKRRFFTHLRMVICIPSGITEVEKRAVFDSADHVDSKETYLIHEPMAAALGIGLDVEEPIGNMVIDIGGGTTEIAVIALSGIVCDQSIRVAGDEFTGDIIDYMRREHNMLIGERTAEQMKIHIGSALKTLDNPPDPYPINGRDLMTGIPRQIIIKYEETAEALDKSIMKIEEAVLKALELTPPELSSDIYRTGLYLTGGGALLRGLDKRLSLKTKLPVIVAQDPLRAVVRGTGIALKNTDRFSFLIDRKSI, translated from the coding sequence ATGAAAGTATTTAATTTATTTGTTCAGGAATTGGCTGTTGACCTGGGAACTGCCAATACCTTAATTATACAAGATGATAAGGTCGTTGTAGACGAACCCTCGATTGTTGCTATAGATAAAAAATCAGGCGAAGTAATCGCAGTGGGCAATAAAGCCATGCAAATGCATGAAAAAACCCATAAAAACATTGAAACGATCAGACCTTTGAAAGATGGTGTTATTGCCGATTTTCAGGCAGCCGAAGCAATGATTCAAGGGATGATCAACATGATCGGAACCAAACGTCGCTTTTTCACCCATCTCAGAATGGTCATTTGTATCCCATCCGGGATTACCGAGGTTGAAAAAAGAGCGGTTTTTGATTCAGCAGACCATGTAGATTCTAAAGAAACCTATCTAATACATGAACCCATGGCAGCAGCTCTTGGCATTGGCCTCGACGTGGAAGAGCCTATCGGGAACATGGTGATTGATATTGGAGGGGGAACAACAGAAATTGCCGTAATTGCCTTATCGGGCATCGTTTGCGACCAATCCATACGGGTTGCAGGAGATGAATTTACCGGAGATATCATAGATTACATGCGCCGGGAACATAATATGTTGATTGGAGAACGTACGGCTGAACAAATGAAAATCCACATCGGTTCTGCTTTGAAAACGCTTGATAACCCTCCGGATCCATATCCAATTAATGGCCGGGACTTAATGACTGGGATCCCAAGGCAGATTATTATTAAATATGAAGAAACAGCTGAAGCACTTGATAAATCAATCATGAAAATTGAAGAGGCTGTTTTGAAGGCACTTGAATTAACACCACCAGAACTTTCATCAGATATTTATCGCACCGGATTGTATTTGACAGGAGGGGGGGCTTTATTAAGAGGTTTGGATAAACGCTTGTCATTAAAAACTAAACTTCCTGTAATTGTAGCACAAGATCCCTTAAGAGCCGTTGTGAGAGGAACTGGTATTGCATTAAAAAATACAGACCGGTTTTCATTTCTCATTGACCGGAAGAGCATTTAA
- the dnaN gene encoding DNA polymerase III subunit beta, with amino-acid sequence MKFTISSGHFLEKLNKVSAALASNPVIPVLEDFLITSKDGSLSITASNLELTITTQAEAQISKQGTIAIPGRTLMDTLKSLAEQPVQIDVNPDTNGIEITSQSGKYKLVGEKSDDFPELSLPANEDQITMSAESLLNAIDRTAFATSNDEMRQAMKGICLNIDFNSLTFAATDAHKLVKYTFLNNQSEASSTLILTKKSLLALKSILPKDGDITIHFGRTKAFFSFDNTVLSTRLIEAKYPDYNAVIPTNNPYLLQVNRIELLSALRRLVVYANKSTNQVVFNILDKSLTISSQDVDMSNEATEQLSCTYQGEPITIGFNGKFLIEMLSVMNCENIHIELSQANKPGIILPAEQATGEQLLMLIMPIMSNY; translated from the coding sequence ATGAAATTTACCATTTCTTCGGGTCATTTCCTGGAAAAACTAAATAAAGTATCTGCTGCTTTAGCTTCAAACCCGGTGATTCCGGTGTTGGAAGATTTTTTAATTACATCCAAAGACGGGAGTTTATCAATTACCGCTTCAAATCTTGAATTGACCATTACCACACAGGCGGAAGCCCAAATTTCCAAACAAGGGACCATAGCCATCCCAGGCCGTACCTTGATGGATACTTTGAAATCTTTGGCTGAACAACCTGTTCAGATCGATGTAAATCCGGATACCAATGGAATTGAGATCACGTCTCAATCCGGGAAATACAAATTGGTAGGTGAAAAATCGGATGATTTCCCTGAATTGAGCCTGCCTGCCAATGAAGATCAGATTACAATGTCTGCTGAAAGTTTGTTGAATGCGATCGACCGCACAGCCTTTGCAACCAGTAATGATGAAATGCGTCAGGCTATGAAAGGCATTTGCTTAAATATTGATTTTAACAGTCTGACTTTTGCCGCTACAGATGCTCATAAATTGGTGAAATATACCTTTTTGAATAATCAAAGTGAAGCCTCCTCTACTCTAATCTTAACAAAAAAATCTTTATTGGCTTTAAAATCGATTTTACCTAAAGATGGAGACATTACCATTCATTTTGGCAGAACCAAAGCGTTTTTTAGTTTTGATAATACCGTGTTATCTACTCGCTTGATTGAAGCAAAATATCCGGATTACAATGCAGTAATTCCTACCAACAATCCTTATTTATTGCAAGTCAATCGGATTGAATTGTTATCGGCATTGCGGCGTTTGGTTGTCTATGCAAATAAATCAACCAACCAGGTTGTGTTTAATATATTAGATAAAAGTTTGACGATTTCTTCACAAGATGTTGATATGTCAAACGAAGCTACCGAACAATTGAGCTGTACGTATCAAGGCGAACCGATCACTATTGGTTTTAATGGTAAATTCTTAATTGAAATGTTGTCCGTAATGAATTGTGAAAATATACACATTGAATTATCACAGGCAAATAAACCCGGTATCATTTTACCTGCGGAACAAGCTACGGGCGAACAACTCCTGATGTTGATTATGCCGATTATGAGCAATTACTAA
- a CDS encoding DUF2851 family protein, giving the protein MREDLIQFIWRSKTVLDKPLFLSNGLPVAVINPGLLNTNQGPDFLFAKIQIDGIIWNGHVEIHIKSSDWLAHQHDNDPNYQNIILHIVWDHDKDVQFKQRILPCLELKNYVDQELLDRYENLMNQNHSIACHSFIDGISAQLKSIQIERMMVERLELKTENINADLLQNQWDWEDLFYKKLAHYMVAPVNSGAMDSLTTKISRQLVLKNCSDLIELQSLFFGVSGLLSDPCQDDYFKMLSRNFTHQQLKFDLQAMDAFQWKLLRLRPAHFPSLRIAQLTALLYKMPHLFSHIVEARDLKSIYLILDVSPGIYWQDHVGFSKRSKYRNLAAIGKQTKEILIINVVIPFLFAYGTVQQKPAYCQRALDWLQSLKAEKNNIVYMWKSFNFAMDHAGQSQGGIQLYRCYCMEKKCSSCLIGNEILNHPMKHVHRSC; this is encoded by the coding sequence ATGCGAGAAGACCTGATCCAATTCATTTGGAGGTCTAAAACAGTATTGGATAAGCCCTTGTTTTTATCCAATGGACTTCCTGTGGCTGTGATAAATCCGGGCTTGCTTAACACAAACCAGGGACCTGATTTTTTATTTGCCAAAATCCAAATAGATGGAATTATTTGGAATGGCCATGTTGAAATTCATATCAAGTCATCTGATTGGCTTGCACACCAACATGATAATGATCCAAATTATCAAAATATAATCTTGCACATCGTCTGGGACCACGACAAAGATGTGCAGTTTAAGCAGCGTATTTTACCCTGTCTTGAATTAAAAAACTATGTAGACCAGGAACTATTGGATCGGTATGAAAACTTAATGAATCAAAACCATTCTATCGCTTGTCATTCATTTATTGATGGCATTTCAGCTCAATTGAAATCCATACAGATTGAGCGAATGATGGTGGAGCGACTGGAGCTAAAAACAGAAAATATCAATGCTGATTTATTACAAAATCAATGGGACTGGGAAGATTTATTCTATAAGAAACTGGCTCATTATATGGTCGCGCCGGTAAATTCTGGTGCCATGGATAGTTTGACCACAAAAATTTCACGCCAGCTTGTGTTAAAAAACTGTTCGGATTTAATTGAATTGCAATCTTTGTTTTTTGGTGTGTCCGGATTGCTCTCGGATCCATGTCAGGATGATTATTTCAAGATGCTTTCCAGGAACTTTACACATCAGCAATTGAAATTTGATTTACAAGCTATGGATGCATTTCAATGGAAATTATTGCGCTTGCGACCAGCGCATTTTCCATCCTTACGCATTGCACAATTGACTGCTTTGTTGTATAAAATGCCCCATCTATTTTCACACATAGTAGAGGCCAGAGATTTAAAATCAATTTATTTGATTTTGGATGTTTCGCCAGGAATATACTGGCAAGATCATGTTGGATTCTCAAAACGCTCAAAGTATAGAAATTTGGCTGCTATTGGCAAACAAACAAAGGAAATATTGATAATTAACGTGGTCATTCCATTTTTATTTGCATATGGCACGGTTCAGCAAAAACCTGCCTATTGCCAACGGGCATTGGATTGGCTGCAAAGTCTTAAAGCAGAGAAAAACAATATTGTATATATGTGGAAAAGTTTTAATTTTGCAATGGATCACGCCGGTCAGAGTCAAGGTGGAATTCAATTATACCGCTGTTATTGCATGGAAAAAAAATGCAGTTCTTGTCTGATCGGAAATGAAATCCTCAATCACCCCATGAAACATGTTCATCGCTCTTGTTGA
- a CDS encoding nicotinate-nucleotide adenylyltransferase, with amino-acid sequence MTIGLFFGSFNPIHTGHLIIAQHIANFNEIDQVWLVVSPHNPLKLKSSLANDYDRLHLVNLALEDNPKIKASSIEFKLPQPSYTIDTLAHLKEKYPEHEFALIMGADNLQSLHKWKHFELLLQNHTIYIYHRINSSQIQNPFPNAKCIVFCDAPLLDISSTYIRASIKEGKSIRYLVPDAVFEYLEGSTLYK; translated from the coding sequence ATGACCATTGGTTTGTTTTTTGGTTCATTCAATCCAATTCATACAGGACATTTAATTATAGCGCAACACATTGCAAATTTTAATGAAATCGACCAGGTTTGGTTGGTGGTAAGTCCTCACAATCCATTAAAATTAAAAAGCAGTTTAGCCAATGATTACGATCGCTTGCATTTAGTTAATCTCGCATTGGAAGACAATCCGAAAATAAAAGCGTCGAGTATTGAATTTAAATTGCCACAACCTTCTTATACGATTGATACGTTGGCGCATCTTAAAGAAAAATATCCGGAACACGAATTTGCACTCATTATGGGTGCTGACAATTTACAGAGTTTGCATAAATGGAAACATTTCGAATTGCTTTTACAAAATCATACCATATACATTTATCATCGCATCAACAGCAGCCAAATACAAAATCCATTTCCCAATGCAAAATGCATTGTATTTTGTGATGCCCCGCTTTTAGATATTTCATCAACGTATATCAGAGCAAGTATTAAGGAGGGAAAATCTATAAGATATCTCGTACCTGATGCAGTTTTTGAATATCTGGAGGGAAGTACATTGTATAAGTGA
- a CDS encoding outer membrane beta-barrel protein produces MKNTFFFICLLGLWCTQNGIGQRFFIGANAALQSTWIFSSTDFDEGGLLNFESTIKSAYGLYTGYQLNAKFGLESGAIYSFQGQRYVTEGNSLANYKTDLEYLKIPLLFNYQTDPSKKFSIISQIGFQFSILLNAESSRSHVFGPYSPKLVDVKDFYNSLPIELVLGLGVQMNFNKYAIRLLIRPDYSLTDIEKTDKKPGLRSPSSNFTFGLPQVGFHFKL; encoded by the coding sequence ATGAAGAACACATTCTTTTTTATTTGCCTTCTTGGCTTATGGTGTACCCAAAATGGTATCGGACAGCGTTTTTTTATTGGGGCAAACGCTGCATTGCAAAGTACTTGGATTTTTTCATCTACGGATTTTGATGAAGGGGGCTTGCTTAACTTTGAAAGTACGATAAAGTCAGCTTATGGTTTATATACTGGCTACCAGTTAAACGCTAAATTCGGTCTGGAATCTGGAGCTATATATAGTTTTCAGGGACAACGCTATGTAACGGAAGGCAACTCGTTGGCTAATTACAAAACAGATTTGGAATATCTGAAAATTCCATTATTATTTAATTACCAAACGGATCCATCTAAAAAGTTTTCGATTATCAGTCAAATTGGATTCCAGTTTAGCATCCTTTTGAATGCTGAAAGCTCCAGATCTCATGTATTTGGTCCATATAGTCCGAAACTTGTGGATGTTAAAGACTTTTACAATTCGCTACCCATTGAGCTGGTCCTTGGATTAGGAGTTCAAATGAATTTTAACAAATACGCGATTCGATTATTGATTCGACCAGATTATTCATTGACAGATATAGAAAAAACAGATAAAAAACCAGGATTACGGAGCCCGTCAAGTAATTTTACCTTTGGCTTGCCCCAAGTAGGTTTTCATTTTAAACTATAA
- a CDS encoding dihydrofolate reductase yields the protein MKISSIVAMNPKGIIGFENQIPWYLPADLKYFKKVTKGHCILMGRKCYESIGKPLPLRTNIIVTRDPYFIVSNCLIAHSINEGLYLAQKSGESELFILGGGEIYKQTAHLWNRLYITKVAIDCEGDTFFPELEMNEWTLISEQHHTKDDLNEMNYSFLVFDKK from the coding sequence ATGAAAATCTCGAGTATTGTTGCAATGAATCCTAAAGGGATTATTGGTTTTGAAAATCAAATCCCCTGGTATTTGCCTGCTGACCTAAAGTATTTTAAAAAAGTTACCAAAGGACATTGTATCCTCATGGGAAGAAAATGTTATGAGAGTATTGGAAAACCATTGCCATTGAGAACCAATATTATCGTTACACGGGACCCTTATTTTATTGTTTCAAATTGTTTAATAGCTCATTCAATCAATGAAGGCCTGTATCTCGCTCAAAAATCAGGGGAATCGGAATTATTTATTCTCGGCGGAGGTGAAATTTACAAACAAACTGCGCATCTTTGGAATCGGCTCTATATAACAAAAGTAGCTATCGATTGTGAAGGCGATACATTTTTTCCGGAATTGGAAATGAATGAGTGGACCTTGATTTCTGAGCAGCATCACACAAAAGATGATTTAAATGAAATGAATTATTCGTTTTTAGTATTTGATAAAAAATAA
- a CDS encoding penicillin-binding protein 2 — protein MEDKRVLRYQILMGFLICSAIGLIFTLAKIQLFNPYYSNKASSITLNQNIIYPPRGLFYDRNGKILVINYPTYDLYVTYKDVSPSMDTNMFCELLHISKETFQSNMEKDWKSGKYSKSIPFVFLKSIPLDVFLPFQENAFRFPGFDGLLRSIREYPQPHGSNFLGYISEVNKDDIDRSDGLYKPGDYIGTAGLEKFYEEEIRGTNGVEFVLKDNLGREVGPFEYGKLDRKANSGLDAILGIDLELQQFGDTLMKNKVGGIVAIEPSTGEILCQITAPTYNPNLLSIQNNRGLAYAYLLRDSLKPLFDRSSNAKYPPGSIFKPILALIALQEGVLNEHTAHPCSGAYYYKNVSYGCHNHPAPYKLSVALQHSCNSYFIQTFRDLIEIKGFNKPQIGLDLLVKYLNAFGLGKPLYTDVATESGGFIPTSEYYTRLYKTDQWRSTYFVSVGIGQGELLLSTIQMANLAAIIANRGYFFTPHLVKGFNSESILIPEKYRTPNTVPIDKNYFEPVVEGMELAIRGGTASKAYNPEIVTCGKTGTSQNPHGDDHSVFFAFAPRENPKIAIAVYVENAGWGGNVAAPIASLMIEKYLKRKISRMDLQEKMMKIDLVSKKPKT, from the coding sequence ATGGAAGATAAACGAGTTTTGCGCTACCAAATCCTTATGGGATTTCTTATTTGCAGTGCAATTGGTTTGATTTTCACTCTGGCTAAAATTCAATTATTCAATCCTTATTATTCGAATAAGGCAAGTTCAATAACATTAAATCAAAACATTATCTATCCACCAAGAGGATTGTTTTATGACCGAAATGGTAAAATTTTGGTTATAAATTATCCGACGTATGATTTGTATGTTACGTATAAGGACGTTAGTCCATCGATGGATACCAATATGTTTTGTGAACTCTTGCACATAAGCAAAGAAACATTTCAGTCAAATATGGAAAAAGACTGGAAGTCAGGAAAATACAGTAAATCGATTCCATTTGTTTTTTTGAAAAGCATTCCGCTGGATGTATTTCTTCCATTTCAGGAAAATGCATTTCGGTTTCCGGGGTTTGATGGATTGCTCCGATCCATTCGTGAGTATCCTCAGCCACATGGCTCAAATTTTTTAGGATATATCAGTGAAGTAAATAAAGATGATATTGATCGATCGGATGGTTTGTATAAGCCGGGTGATTATATCGGGACTGCAGGACTTGAAAAATTTTACGAAGAGGAAATTCGGGGCACCAATGGGGTCGAATTTGTATTAAAAGATAATCTGGGACGAGAAGTCGGACCGTTTGAATACGGCAAGTTGGACCGAAAAGCAAATTCAGGATTGGATGCGATTCTAGGGATTGATTTGGAATTACAACAATTTGGAGATACCCTGATGAAAAATAAAGTTGGGGGTATCGTTGCTATCGAACCCTCCACAGGTGAAATCTTATGCCAAATTACTGCACCGACGTATAATCCAAATTTACTTTCCATTCAAAACAACAGAGGTTTAGCGTATGCTTATCTGCTTAGAGATTCTCTTAAACCATTATTTGATCGGTCTTCTAATGCAAAATATCCACCCGGTTCTATATTCAAACCTATTTTGGCATTAATTGCATTACAGGAAGGCGTGTTAAATGAACACACTGCGCATCCTTGTTCGGGTGCTTATTATTATAAAAATGTATCTTATGGTTGTCACAATCATCCAGCTCCATATAAACTTTCGGTAGCACTTCAGCATTCATGCAATTCGTATTTTATACAAACATTCAGAGATTTAATAGAAATCAAAGGCTTTAATAAACCGCAGATTGGATTGGATCTTTTGGTTAAGTATTTAAACGCATTTGGATTGGGCAAACCTTTATACACCGATGTGGCCACAGAAAGCGGTGGATTTATTCCAACGTCAGAATATTATACTCGTTTGTATAAAACAGATCAATGGCGTTCCACCTATTTTGTTTCCGTAGGAATTGGTCAGGGTGAATTGCTGCTCAGCACCATTCAAATGGCTAATTTAGCCGCGATCATTGCCAACAGAGGGTATTTTTTTACACCGCATCTGGTTAAAGGATTTAATAGTGAATCTATTTTAATTCCAGAAAAATACCGAACCCCAAATACGGTTCCAATTGACAAAAACTATTTTGAACCCGTTGTTGAAGGGATGGAACTTGCAATTCGGGGAGGGACTGCATCCAAAGCATACAATCCTGAAATTGTTACTTGTGGAAAAACGGGAACCTCACAAAACCCACATGGAGATGACCATTCTGTTTTTTTTGCATTTGCGCCACGTGAAAATCCGAAAATAGCCATTGCAGTTTATGTCGAAAATGCAGGATGGGGAGGAAACGTAGCAGCACCGATCGCATCTTTGATGATTGAAAAATACTTGAAACGTAAAATTAGTAGAATGGATTTACAGGAAAAGATGATGAAAATAGACCTCGTTTCCAAAAAACCCAAGACATGA
- a CDS encoding insulinase family protein has translation MNHAFLTLPQVQTDWKSLKLPEFQYTEWKSGFGLYQIQTNKKGLCSMEIVFRNGRCSEHKKLVARLTANQLQEGTLKLHSEEVADIIDFYGAQLAIFADLDFTVISMSCLQKHFEYLALFICDLIANPAFREEDLNRAKKVLKSQLQHQLTEPDYVSYREFTSLIYGRDSVYGYNTQADLIDDVKPADLFRYQQENYIADYMNVFYCGELNSKTDRLFQKIGEWFPLKNKGPISMPNHASTERLIKQIPIANCAQSSLKMGKRMFKKQDPDFFGMYVLNTILGDYFGSRLMKNIREDKGYTYDIHSTLDAQVYDGCFYISAELNPEKMQDAIHNIHQELILLQEQKIPKPELELVRNYLCGNIMRLLDGPFQTMVFIKILVTEYGSTASMEELMDSILTVDSEKLRELGQRYLNPETMSLVTAGAV, from the coding sequence ATGAATCATGCTTTTTTAACATTGCCCCAGGTTCAAACGGACTGGAAAAGTCTCAAACTGCCTGAATTTCAATATACTGAATGGAAATCGGGTTTTGGACTTTACCAAATCCAAACCAACAAAAAAGGCCTTTGTTCGATGGAAATCGTGTTTCGAAATGGCCGATGTTCCGAACATAAAAAATTGGTAGCACGCCTCACCGCAAATCAATTGCAGGAAGGTACTTTAAAGCTGCATTCTGAAGAAGTAGCGGATATTATTGATTTTTATGGAGCCCAATTGGCCATTTTTGCAGATTTGGATTTTACGGTCATTTCTATGAGTTGCCTTCAAAAGCACTTTGAATACCTGGCTTTATTTATTTGTGATTTGATCGCTAATCCTGCATTCCGGGAAGAAGACCTCAACCGGGCCAAGAAAGTTCTCAAATCTCAATTACAGCACCAATTGACAGAGCCAGATTATGTCAGTTACAGAGAATTTACCTCATTGATCTATGGGCGTGATTCCGTTTATGGCTATAATACACAAGCAGATTTAATAGATGATGTTAAACCAGCTGATTTGTTTAGGTACCAGCAGGAAAATTATATTGCTGACTACATGAATGTATTTTACTGTGGCGAACTCAATTCAAAAACGGACCGGTTATTTCAAAAAATTGGTGAATGGTTTCCACTTAAAAATAAAGGGCCGATTTCAATGCCAAATCATGCTTCAACAGAAAGACTTATAAAACAGATACCCATTGCCAATTGTGCCCAAAGTAGCCTTAAAATGGGCAAACGCATGTTCAAAAAACAAGATCCTGATTTCTTTGGTATGTATGTTTTAAATACCATTTTGGGGGATTATTTCGGTTCTCGTTTAATGAAAAATATTAGGGAAGATAAAGGATATACCTATGACATTCATTCAACCCTGGACGCACAAGTATATGATGGGTGTTTTTATATCAGTGCTGAGTTGAATCCTGAAAAAATGCAGGATGCCATTCACAACATACATCAGGAATTAATCCTTTTACAGGAGCAGAAAATACCTAAACCGGAATTGGAATTGGTGAGAAATTATTTGTGTGGAAATATCATGCGTTTATTGGATGGTCCATTTCAAACCATGGTTTTTATAAAAATTCTGGTGACAGAGTATGGTTCAACTGCTTCAATGGAAGAATTGATGGATTCTATTTTGACGGTAGACTCAGAAAAACTAAGAGAATTGGGGCAGCGCTATTTGAATCCTGAAACCATGAGTTTGGTAACAGCTGGAGCTGTTTGA